The DNA segment TCTTACGTCTACCGCTTTCGCCCTCACGCTGTAGCCTTTGAAAATAAGGAACAGCGATTCCTAGAAGTTGAATAACAATAGATGCAGATATGTAAGGCATAATACCTAAGCCAAATATAGATGCATTAGAGAATGCACCTCCTGAGAACATATCTAACAGTCCCATAACGCCTTCAGCAGTTTGGTCTTTTAATGCACTTAATTGAGTTGGATCAATACCCGGCAATACAATAAAAGAACCTAAACGGTAAACCAATACCAGTCCTATTGTTGTAAGAATACGAGATTTAAGATCCTCAATTTTCCAAATGTTGCGAATTGTTTCGATCAGTTTCATTGTGATTTACAGTTTAACAACGGTTCCTTGAGCCGCTTCGATTGCGCTCACCGCTGATTTAGAAAAGGCATGAGCTTTCACTTCAATTTTGGCAGTAATATTTCCGTTACCAAGAATCTTCACCCGGTCATTCTTGCTGATAAATCCGGCTTCGCGAAGAACGTCCACGTCAATTACAGACAAATTGTTCTTTTCGGCAAGTTGTTGTAACAAGTCAATATTTATTGCCTTGTAGTCCACCCTGTTGATGTTTTTAAACCCGAATTTAGGAACACGTCTCTGTAAAGGCATTTGACCACCCTCGAAACCAATTTTTCTTGAATAACCAGATCTGGACTTGGCACCCTTATGTCCACGAGTGGATGTACCACCATGGCCAGAACCTTGTCCTCTACCAATTCTTTTTCTTGTTTTGGTAGAACCTTCTGCAGGTTTTAAATTACTTAAGTCCATATCTAAATTTAACTTAATTCGTTATCAATTATTTTTCTATACTAACCAGGTGTCTCACCTTTTCAACCATACCAAGAATTTGAGGTGTTGCCTCAAATTCTTTGGTTGCATTAATTTTTGTTAGTCCAAGAGCCGTCAAAGTTCTTTTTTGACGTTCGGTAGAACCGATTTTACTCTTAACTTGAGTTACTTTTATTTTAGCCATTTTTGCTATCCTTATCCGTTAAATACTTTGTCTAACGTAACACCTCTATGCTGAGCTACCGTTTGAGCGTCTCTTAATTCCTTAAGTGCATTAATAGTAGCTTTTACAAGGTTATGTGGGTTTGATGAACCTTTTGACTTAGCCAAAACGTCCGTTACGCCAACACTTTCAAGTACAGCACGCATCGCACCACCGGCTTTAACCCCGGTACCGTGAGAAGCAGGCTTCATAAAAACGCTAGCTCCACCAAACTTACTATACTGTTCGTGAGGTATTGTTCCTTTAAAAACAGGAACTTTCACTAGATTCTTTTTAGCGGCTTCCACACCTTTTGCTATTGCAGTTGTTACTTCGTTAGCTTTACCTAAGCCCCAGCCTACGATGCCATTTTCGTTACCAACTACAACTATAGCAGAAAAACTAAAAGTTCTACCACCCTTGGTAACCTTGGTTACACGGTTAATGGCAACTAACCTATCCTTTAACTCAAGGTCGTTATTACTTCTTACTTTTTGATTATCTCCTGCCATAGTTATTAAAATTTAAGACCTGCTTCACGTGCAGAATCGGCTAATTGTTTAACTCTACCATGGTACAAAAATCCATTACGGTCGAATACCACGGTATCTATTCCGGCACCTTTTGCTTTTTCGGCGATTAATGCACCTACTTTAGCAGCCTGCTCGGTTTTAGTAACTTTTTGTGCAGCGATCTCTTTCTCTAACGAAGAGGCTGACAAAATTGTTTTTCCGTTTACATCATCTACTAGTTGAACAGAAATTTGCTTGTTACTTCTGAAAACCGACATACGGGGCTTCTCTGAAGTACCCGAAATCTTACCTCGGATACTTTTCTTTATTTTAAGTCTTCTCTCTATTTTAGAAAAAGCCATAATTTTAAATTTTAATCAGATTAAACTTTAGCAGATTTACCAGCTTTACGTCTGATTTGCTCACCCACAAACTTAACACCTTTACCTTTATAAGGCTCGGGTTTACGAAGCGAACGGATTTTAGCGCAAACCTGACCAAGCAATTGCTTATCTGCAGATTCCAAGGTAATAATCGGATTACTCTTTCTGTCGGTTACAGCCTCCACTTTAATTTCGGCTGGCAACTGCATATGAATTGGGTGAGAGAATCCTAAAGCCAGTTCTAAAAGTTGACCTTGGTTGGTAGCTCTATAACCTACACCAACCAATTCCATTTTTTTCACAAAACCTTTTGATACTCCTTCAACCATATTGTTGATAAGCGAACGATATAAACCGTGCTGAGAACGGTGACTTTTAGATTCTGAAGGTCTTTTCACCTCAACTTGTCCATCGTTCACCTCTACTGTCATTTCTGGATTAATTTCTTGCGAAAGTTCTCCTTTGGGCCCTTTAACGGTTACCTGGTTTTCTTTAACTGTTACGGTAACGCCGGCCGGTACTGAGATGGGTTGTTTTCCTATCCTTGACATACTGTTTCCTCCTTTATTAATATACGTAACATAAAACCTCACCACCTATTTGAGCCATTCTAGCTTCTTTATCGGTCATAACACCTTTAGAAGTAGAAAGGATGGCGATACCTAAACCATTTAACACCCGTGGCATTGTTTTGTAGCCAACGTACTTACGCAAACCAGGTGTACTTACGCGTTTAAGCGTTTTGATTGCAGATAGTTTCGATTGAGTATCGTACTTAAGTGCAATTTTGATAATTCCTTGCTTATTATCTTCAATAAATTTGAAGTTAAGGATATAACCTTTGTCATAAAGAACTTTGGTCATTTCCTTTTTTAAATTTGATGCAGGAATTTCAACAACTTTGTGTTTTGCCATAATGGCATTTCTGATACGAGTCAGAAAATCTGCTATTGGATCTGTCATTTTAAAAAGTTTAAATTAATCCCGATGACGGGACAATATTTATACTTGAAACCTAATTTATCTACCAACTGGCTTTTTTTACTCCAGGTATAAGACCTGCAGCCGCCATTTCGCGAAATTGAATCCTGGATAGACCGAATTGTCTCATATATCCTTTAGGACGTCCTGTTAATTTGCAACGATTATGCAAACGCACAGGAGAAGCATTTTTTGGTAATCTTTGTAATCCTTCGTAATCACCTGCTTCTTTCAATGCCGCTCTTTTTTCAGCGTATTTGGCAACAAGCTTGGCTCTTTTTACTTCACGAGCCTTCATTGATTCCTTGGCCATATCTAACTATTTTTTGTTTTTAAATGGTAAACCAAAAGCTTTCAATAAAGCAAAAGCTTCCTCATCGGTATTTCCAGAAGTCACAAAGGTAATATTCATACCCAAAATCTTACTAACTTCGTCAATATTTATTTCAGGAAAAATAATTTGCTCCTCAATACCTAAGGTATAGTTTCCACGTCCGTCAAGCTTACTGTTCACTCCTTTAAAGTCACGGATACTTGGTAAAGAAATACGAATAAGTCTTTCCAAGAACTCGTACATATTGTTTTTTCTAAGCGTTACGCGAACACCAATCGGCATTTTTTTACGCAACTTAAAGTTAGAAACGTCCTTCTTAGAAAGACAAGGAACAGCTTTTTGACCTGTGATGGCACTTAGCTCCTTAATTGCGATATCGACCATTTTTTTATCAGCCACAGCTTGACCGATACCTTGGTTGATCACAATTTTCTCTAATTTTGGAACTTGCATTACAGACTTGTATTCAAATTCCTTCATCAATGCAGGAATCACTTGTTCCTTATACATTGTTTTTAAACTAGGTGTATAGCTCATTACTTGATCTCCTCCCCTGATTTTTTAGCAAACCTTACCAATTTACCTTCATCGTTTTTACGACGACCAATACGGGTAGCCTCACCTTTTGAAGGGTCTTT comes from the Saccharicrinis fermentans DSM 9555 = JCM 21142 genome and includes:
- the rplO gene encoding 50S ribosomal protein L15, with protein sequence MDLSNLKPAEGSTKTRKRIGRGQGSGHGGTSTRGHKGAKSRSGYSRKIGFEGGQMPLQRRVPKFGFKNINRVDYKAINIDLLQQLAEKNNLSVIDVDVLREAGFISKNDRVKILGNGNITAKIEVKAHAFSKSAVSAIEAAQGTVVKL
- the rpsN gene encoding 30S ribosomal protein S14, whose translation is MAKESMKAREVKRAKLVAKYAEKRAALKEAGDYEGLQRLPKNASPVRLHNRCKLTGRPKGYMRQFGLSRIQFREMAAAGLIPGVKKASW
- the rpsE gene encoding 30S ribosomal protein S5, which produces MAGDNQKVRSNNDLELKDRLVAINRVTKVTKGGRTFSFSAIVVVGNENGIVGWGLGKANEVTTAIAKGVEAAKKNLVKVPVFKGTIPHEQYSKFGGASVFMKPASHGTGVKAGGAMRAVLESVGVTDVLAKSKGSSNPHNLVKATINALKELRDAQTVAQHRGVTLDKVFNG
- the rpmD gene encoding 50S ribosomal protein L30, with amino-acid sequence MAKIKVTQVKSKIGSTERQKRTLTALGLTKINATKEFEATPQILGMVEKVRHLVSIEK
- the rplE gene encoding 50S ribosomal protein L5, which produces MSYTPSLKTMYKEQVIPALMKEFEYKSVMQVPKLEKIVINQGIGQAVADKKMVDIAIKELSAITGQKAVPCLSKKDVSNFKLRKKMPIGVRVTLRKNNMYEFLERLIRISLPSIRDFKGVNSKLDGRGNYTLGIEEQIIFPEINIDEVSKILGMNITFVTSGNTDEEAFALLKAFGLPFKNKK
- the rplR gene encoding 50S ribosomal protein L18, yielding MAFSKIERRLKIKKSIRGKISGTSEKPRMSVFRSNKQISVQLVDDVNGKTILSASSLEKEIAAQKVTKTEQAAKVGALIAEKAKGAGIDTVVFDRNGFLYHGRVKQLADSAREAGLKF
- the rplF gene encoding 50S ribosomal protein L6 codes for the protein MSRIGKQPISVPAGVTVTVKENQVTVKGPKGELSQEINPEMTVEVNDGQVEVKRPSESKSHRSQHGLYRSLINNMVEGVSKGFVKKMELVGVGYRATNQGQLLELALGFSHPIHMQLPAEIKVEAVTDRKSNPIITLESADKQLLGQVCAKIRSLRKPEPYKGKGVKFVGEQIRRKAGKSAKV
- the rpsH gene encoding 30S ribosomal protein S8 translates to MTDPIADFLTRIRNAIMAKHKVVEIPASNLKKEMTKVLYDKGYILNFKFIEDNKQGIIKIALKYDTQSKLSAIKTLKRVSTPGLRKYVGYKTMPRVLNGLGIAILSTSKGVMTDKEARMAQIGGEVLCYVY